A DNA window from Stigmatella aurantiaca contains the following coding sequences:
- a CDS encoding glycosyltransferase family 2 protein: MRQPTVSVIMPAYNVEAYLAAAIDSVLAQTHRDAEILVVDDCSTDRTVEVAERYQDERVSVLRNARNEGPSQSRNVAIDHARGEWIAILDSDDWWKEQRLERLLALANAYRADVVCDDLLLVPEGELHPVVTFFQTQARRLGVFDKPFEVDARKMAEDDYGLLKPLFRKAFLDAHGLRYKPSLRAGEDFEFLLRCLLHSARMVVSHEAMYCYRSRAESLTADPVRCLANILAMTDELLGTVDPGTHGDVVAALSSYRGRKHQELEDARFRAPLQKGRWGECIALALRNPTKLPRYVPMAGRQLLMLAASKARRGSASR, translated from the coding sequence ATGCGCCAGCCGACCGTGTCCGTCATCATGCCCGCGTACAACGTGGAGGCCTACCTGGCCGCCGCCATCGACTCGGTGCTCGCGCAGACCCATCGGGACGCTGAGATCCTCGTGGTCGATGACTGCTCGACGGACAGGACCGTGGAGGTCGCGGAGCGGTACCAGGACGAGCGCGTTAGCGTCCTCCGGAACGCGAGGAACGAGGGGCCCTCCCAAAGCCGGAACGTGGCCATCGACCATGCGCGAGGCGAGTGGATCGCCATCCTGGACTCGGATGACTGGTGGAAGGAGCAGCGTCTGGAGCGCCTGCTGGCGCTCGCGAACGCTTATCGCGCGGACGTCGTCTGCGACGATCTGCTGCTCGTCCCGGAAGGGGAGCTGCACCCAGTGGTGACGTTCTTCCAGACGCAGGCCCGGCGCCTGGGCGTCTTCGACAAGCCGTTCGAGGTGGATGCCCGGAAGATGGCGGAGGACGATTACGGTTTGCTGAAGCCCCTGTTCCGCAAGGCTTTTCTGGATGCCCACGGGCTTCGCTACAAGCCGTCCCTTCGCGCCGGTGAGGACTTCGAGTTCCTCCTCCGGTGCCTTCTTCACTCCGCCCGGATGGTCGTCTCGCACGAGGCGATGTACTGCTACCGGAGCCGCGCGGAGTCGTTGACCGCGGATCCGGTGCGGTGCCTGGCGAATATCCTCGCCATGACGGATGAGCTGCTCGGGACCGTGGACCCGGGCACGCATGGCGACGTCGTCGCGGCGCTCAGCTCCTACCGTGGCCGGAAGCACCAGGAGTTGGAGGACGCGCGATTCCGCGCCCCCCTCCAGAAGGGACGTTGGGGCGAGTGTATTGCCCTGGCGCTGAGGAATCCCACCAAGCTTCCGCGCTACGTCCCCATGGCGGGACGGCAGCTCCTCATGCTGGCCGCGTCGAAAGCGCGCCGGGGGAGCGCCTCCCGCTGA
- a CDS encoding glycosyltransferase → MATLLFAPLPLAGHVNPTLKLAKTLRARGHRVVYCSLPDVEDTLQAEGFEFIPVFSAIFPKGLLAEMSEKASRLRGRDLRRLARDHVQRRNALLQAALDGEYDRMLKSLRPSLVLCDDRVIDLPIVCHGHGIPAVRLNTTLPPHLVHLLLAGNRKPPASARMTLLRWLEAVLARVGLMPRFQEYYQKLALKHGCQMEPVRFPPFQLPRLQDLVLFPREFAAPETPEARERVHHLGPSIDLERQEPAFPWERLQDSRPLIFFSLGTLASAELARKTLKVASAAAAQRPGWRFVLAVGALLDPVEFDGGPAGVVAVKHAPQLQLLRKAAAMVTHGGFNSVKECISFGVPMVALPMKDDQPDVTSLVVHHGLGVQGDVKQLTPGTLLSLLDTVVGSASHAQALARMGRAFREAESPEAAVATIERFLPTPHVTAAKVD, encoded by the coding sequence ATGGCCACCCTCCTCTTCGCCCCGCTTCCGCTCGCCGGGCACGTCAATCCCACGCTGAAGCTGGCGAAGACGCTCCGCGCGCGCGGTCACCGGGTCGTCTACTGCTCGCTGCCGGACGTGGAGGACACGCTCCAAGCGGAGGGCTTCGAGTTCATCCCCGTCTTCAGCGCCATCTTTCCCAAAGGACTGCTGGCGGAGATGTCCGAGAAGGCGTCGAGACTGCGCGGCCGGGACTTGCGCCGCCTGGCGAGAGACCACGTCCAGCGCCGCAACGCCCTTCTCCAGGCCGCGCTGGATGGGGAATACGACCGGATGCTCAAGTCACTCCGTCCCAGCCTCGTCCTCTGTGATGATCGGGTGATCGACCTGCCCATCGTGTGTCACGGCCATGGGATTCCGGCGGTGCGCCTGAACACCACCCTGCCCCCGCACCTGGTGCACCTGCTGCTGGCGGGCAACAGGAAGCCGCCAGCCTCCGCGCGGATGACGCTGTTGCGCTGGCTCGAGGCCGTGCTCGCGCGCGTGGGCTTGATGCCGCGCTTCCAGGAGTACTACCAGAAGCTGGCGCTCAAGCATGGGTGCCAGATGGAGCCAGTCCGCTTCCCGCCGTTCCAGCTCCCCCGGCTGCAAGACCTGGTGCTCTTCCCCCGGGAGTTCGCGGCCCCGGAGACACCCGAGGCGCGCGAGCGAGTGCATCACCTGGGCCCCTCCATCGACCTGGAGCGCCAGGAGCCGGCGTTCCCCTGGGAGCGGCTCCAGGACAGCCGTCCGCTCATCTTCTTCTCGCTGGGAACCCTGGCCTCGGCGGAGCTGGCGCGCAAGACGCTCAAGGTGGCGAGCGCGGCGGCAGCGCAGCGGCCCGGGTGGCGGTTCGTCCTCGCCGTAGGGGCCTTGCTCGACCCAGTGGAGTTCGACGGAGGACCGGCCGGTGTCGTGGCCGTGAAGCACGCGCCCCAGCTCCAGTTGCTGCGCAAGGCCGCGGCCATGGTGACCCACGGCGGCTTCAACAGCGTCAAGGAGTGCATCTCCTTCGGCGTGCCCATGGTGGCACTGCCCATGAAGGACGATCAGCCTGATGTGACCTCGCTCGTCGTGCACCACGGGCTCGGCGTTCAGGGGGATGTGAAGCAGCTGACGCCCGGCACCCTGCTCTCGCTGCTGGACACCGTGGTGGGAAGCGCCTCCCACGCCCAGGCGCTGGCGCGGATGGGCCGCGCCTTCCGCGAGGCGGAATCCCCGGAGGCGGCCGTGGCCACCATCGAGCGATTCCTGCCCACCCCCCACGTCACGGCCGCGAAGGTGGACTGA
- a CDS encoding GMC oxidoreductase, whose translation MSWVKSGYDVIIIGSGPGGSTLAQGLARRDCNVLVVEQGDFLRPETVPGSQQTTFIRDVQRRGIRSTVGGESKFYGAALYRLRESDFCVRSTDHGESPAWPLTYADLEPFYDEGERLYSVHGSPEGDPSEPPRSRPFPHGPIEHEPLISEVVERLKACGVPVGYIPKGIDVGPNGRCVMCSTCDGYYCHRDAKMDAEVAALRPALKTGRVELSTGTDCLKVLTTPDGRRATGVLLRRGSEEAVVHADVVVVSAGIRESPVLLWRSRSDAHPNGIGNAGGALGRYLAGHTCGFIFPFMGLRPIPALHQKTFAINAFYEAPADWPHRLGVIQATGQIPIWKQVHPLLSPFVGFVARRSLVCVLMTEVVGTAESGFTFSGEGISQVRNPEPCRETYRKLRQTAVSLFHKAGFRWVHASEHFDAPWHTVGTARIGTNPATSVLDAECRVHGLDNLYVVDASSLPTAGAVNTTLTIVAMALRAAQTIASGKRAPRAGVA comes from the coding sequence ATGAGCTGGGTCAAGTCCGGATACGATGTGATCATCATCGGCAGCGGTCCGGGCGGGAGCACGCTGGCCCAGGGGCTGGCGCGCCGCGATTGCAACGTCCTGGTCGTCGAACAGGGCGACTTCCTGCGGCCGGAGACGGTTCCGGGCTCTCAGCAAACGACGTTCATCCGGGACGTCCAGCGGCGTGGCATCCGCTCCACTGTGGGCGGCGAGTCGAAGTTCTACGGCGCGGCCCTCTACCGTCTGCGTGAGAGCGACTTCTGCGTCCGGAGCACGGATCACGGGGAGTCGCCGGCGTGGCCTCTGACCTACGCCGACCTCGAGCCGTTCTATGACGAGGGCGAGCGGCTTTATTCGGTCCATGGTTCTCCCGAGGGTGACCCCAGCGAGCCGCCGCGTTCCCGGCCCTTTCCTCACGGCCCCATCGAGCATGAGCCCTTGATCTCGGAGGTGGTGGAGCGGCTCAAGGCCTGCGGTGTTCCGGTTGGCTACATCCCCAAGGGTATCGACGTAGGCCCCAACGGCCGCTGCGTCATGTGCTCGACGTGTGATGGCTACTACTGCCATCGCGACGCGAAGATGGACGCGGAGGTCGCGGCGCTCAGGCCCGCGCTCAAGACAGGCCGGGTGGAGCTCTCCACCGGCACGGACTGTCTCAAGGTTCTCACCACGCCCGATGGCCGCCGCGCCACCGGGGTGCTCCTCCGCCGTGGCAGCGAGGAGGCCGTCGTGCACGCGGACGTCGTCGTCGTGAGCGCCGGCATCCGGGAGTCACCGGTGCTCCTCTGGCGCTCGCGGAGCGACGCGCATCCGAACGGCATTGGGAACGCGGGGGGCGCGCTGGGCCGGTACCTCGCCGGTCACACGTGCGGTTTCATCTTTCCCTTCATGGGGCTGCGTCCCATCCCCGCGCTCCACCAGAAGACCTTCGCCATCAACGCCTTCTACGAAGCGCCTGCGGACTGGCCCCATCGGCTGGGCGTCATCCAGGCGACGGGGCAGATCCCCATTTGGAAGCAGGTGCATCCGCTCCTCTCTCCGTTCGTCGGCTTCGTCGCCCGCCGCAGCTTGGTGTGCGTGCTCATGACGGAGGTGGTGGGCACCGCCGAGTCGGGCTTCACCTTCAGCGGCGAGGGCATCTCTCAAGTCCGCAATCCCGAGCCCTGCCGCGAGACGTACCGGAAGTTGCGGCAGACGGCCGTCTCTCTCTTCCACAAGGCGGGCTTCCGGTGGGTCCATGCCTCGGAGCATTTCGATGCGCCCTGGCACACGGTGGGGACAGCCCGCATCGGGACGAACCCCGCCACCTCGGTCCTGGACGCCGAATGCCGGGTCCATGGGCTCGACAACTTGTACGTGGTCGACGCGTCCAGCCTGCCCACCGCGGGGGCCGTCAACACCACGCTCACCATCGTGGCGATGGCACTCCGGGCCGCGCAGACCATCGCGAGCGGCAAGCGCGCGCCTCGGGCGGGCGTGGCATGA